The segment CGGCGATTTCCTTGGTCAACGATTCCGGGGTCACCGGTTTGTGGATGACCTTGTCCACGCCCAGGCGGTAGAGCTCTTCAAAGGTGCGAAAGCCCTTGAAGAAGGCCGAAAGAAAGAGCGACTTGGGGGGCTTCTCATGCGGGGGAAGCACCCGGGCAAGCAGTTCGATCCCCGTGCCGTCGGGCAGCAGGCCATCGACGATCAGAAGGTCGGGCACGGCGATTTCGAGTTCGCGCTCTCCGTCTTCGATGCTGGGCGCGCCCCGGTAATCGCACCCCAAAGA is part of the Chrysiogenia bacterium genome and harbors:
- a CDS encoding response regulator gives rise to the protein MPSILAIDDDPSILSLIGSIAASLGCDYRGAPSIEDGERELEIAVPDLLIVDGLLPDGTGIELLARVLPPHEKPPKSLFLSAFFKGFRTFEELYRLGVDKVIHKPVTPESLTKEIA